TTAGTGCAACTATTTCcacattatttattaaattgatcTAAGACACTTTCTTGTTGACACCTTGAATACTAATGTTCAGGGGTGCAATGTGTATTCCTTTTAGATTGTTAAAGCTTAATTACTATGATTTGTagtaaattaacttttaaaatatatttgagccCTTCTGTAGTATAATAGGGCTCTTACAGGGTGGGAAGGATTTTAATTTTCCAGTTGCTAATTGAATAAAATGGCCTcattatgtattttgaattttaggAGTTTGCCTCTGGGTCCCAGGAACATCTAAGGGAATGACAGTTTTAGGCAGAttgtgatgatttttttccttaagtaagTTGGGAAGCAAAGCATTTCACATCCATGTAGACTCCTATCACCCATATTTCCTAATTATGTGGAGCacagatttcattttgattttacatATTAATGCGTTGAGAGAGGCAGACATTTTTCCAGAAACAAATAACACTGCACTTCTAAGGTTGCTATTcagtaaaataaagagaaaattgtcAAATGATTTGGAATATGTAGAGGAAGAGGCCAAGTTGGTCATGTCTTTTGTGTGCTTATCTTTCACATACTCCGTGATGGAGAAATTCAGTTTAGACTTCTAGACCTTAGAATCAAGCTGGCAAGTGACCAGAGTAAGTTACTACTGGTAGGTAAAGCACATGCTGATTCTCTTCATTTGAACCGCATGGTTAAAAAGTCACTTTCTCTAGAAAAGCAATGGAAAAATCTCTCCACCTCTTCTTTTTGATGGAATCTGGTCACAGAATAAGGCATTATAGTTAAGTCTAAACTGAGTCTTCTCGATGTTTTAAGTATCCTGAAATAGCAGCCTAAAAGCAATCATTATGTAATGAAGTTGACTTTAGGAATGTCAGCATTGACCTCTCTGTGCCACCATTGCTCAGCTAAGCATAAATTgccatccttaaaaaaagaaacaaaaaagctcTCTAAATGTGCATGGGGAAGAAAAGCTCCCACCCAGAAATTCTAGTAATCTGCAGTTTTGACCTGTTACCGCTTCCACGTAGGGTTTCTTTTCAGCTTTTAACCACTGGAATTTTCTACCTGCTATGTTCCTCCCTGGAAAATATGTTTGGAAATACTGCCTTTCACATCTCTGCCATGGTTATCCATACTGTTgagtttgttgttgctgttcaaGAAGTGTCCCCATTTTATAACTTTATGCACACACCTGGCAAATCATTGACATGAGCATTCAACAGTACTGGGGTTGGGGTGAAGCGGGACGGGGCTCACCACCAGAGCTGGCCCAATTGGCAATGCCTGAAAAGGCACTACTTTGGAGGACCAGATGTGAGGTTGGTTAGCACGGTTATGAAAATTTCTATCTAGCCTCCGTTTTGAATGGTTTTATGAAATTTTGTATATGGAGGATGGAAAtgcttatatatttattgaatccttttatcttatttgaaattaaaattatttggtgAATAATGGTTTGATATTTggggagggttttggaggggaagtaATGCCGCTGATAAATTAAAAGCCTTGTTGATTTTGCAGAAAGGTACTGTTAGTGTCTGGTAGGATGCCTTTGTTTTTGTACATGATCCAAAtctttgttttacatttcttttatccaaaatatttagGCATCTGACATTTTCAACCAAAATTTCAATTATatactgtgatttttatttgttgcaATACATTAAAATTTCAGAGGTACTTTGGGGCTCAAAAGCTAGGATTTCTAAGTATGTGCATTTCACATAATAAAGCTGTTAATGGTGAGCAAAGTATTATATACTAACTAGATTTTTTCCACATCTGtatagtatattatatgtattttgtgGTATTGAGATTATAGAAAGTTTAGAGTGTCAAACATGcgtttaatgtgtatttttaaacaaatttatggCAATTAAAATATTTGGAGACAAGGGTATCACATTTCAATTTGTAAAGATCTTTTTAACTCTACTGTGTCATTAAGATGCTTTGTATAATGCCAAACCATAGCTGGAGAAACTAAGTTTAATAAATATCAAATAGATTTTCTGTATTAAAGTTTATAAACACTGTGCTCTTTAAACTTCTTCAACTCTTACTTTGCCTTTTcaatgtaatttctgttttgtacCTTAGTGTCCACTGCTACTCTGCCTGAAAAATCTGGACCCCCCAGTCCAGCTCTCATTTCCTGATTACAGAAATTCTGAACTTGATGGCCATGCATCCTTTTGCATATATCACAGTTTGCCCTCCTCCAGCAGAAATCCAAAAAAGTCTTTTCTGCTGTTCTTGGGGGCTtgggtttttattgttttattaaactAGATTCTTATTCCAGTTCTTCCTTCAGTTAAGTCCTAGACAAATGTGGGCACATCATCAGGTCACAAATGCCAGTCCACCTCTGGCAACTCACTGGAGAGTTCTGACATGGAGTGAAGGACTAGGATCAGGGCCAGGGCCACAGCATGGGAACTTGCCAAGGCTAAACACGTGGCTATTAGGAAACTCATCTTTCAGCCTCTCATCATATTTGTTTCTTAATGTTCACTTTCACTGTTCACCTTACAGACTGCGAAGTCTGCTCTTAGGCaatgctgggttttttttgtttttttttttttttttcctgcagcatACAAAATGAATTCTTTTCAAACCCTTAAAATTTTGAATTCCAGACTGCAAAAATTTTGAGACATTTAATAgtttacatagaaaaataaactcttaaattgACAAGTTTAGTAATGCTTAGCTACATAACATTCTAAGAAGAAACGGAGACCAGTTTAAAGCATACATctgtctttaaatattaaaaataacaagactGCTTCACTTAAGTGTCTCCAGCCAAAATGCAGTTAATCAATATTCCATAGAACGGAGCATTGTTGTAGGTGAGTGCTGTCCTCTTTTCCCCTGGTTTGTACATCATTCCTGGGCCACACTTAGGGAACAGCGTctttttctaaaggaaaagaaagggtggTTTTTAAGACAAAGGTCTAGCAGTGCCCAGAGCCAGTCACCTCTTTGCATTTCCTTGCTCTGCTTGCTCTAGCCAACCTCGGGGTAAACTGCAGAAAGCAAAGGAACCACTCTCCAGTGGTACCTGTGTGGAGCTGTTCTTGGTTCTTGAATCCCTCAGGATTCACCAGGGAGCTCCAGGCTGCAACCCAGGCAGTTGCCTGTTCCACTTTTATTCTCAGGTAAGTGTGCTGATCCTTCCTCGGCCTGCGCTCAAGTTTGTGGAATACCTGCATAGCCTTGTGATACACTCGGAATCGTCCCGGCAAGAGGATCCAATGGGCCTGAGGGAGACCCCTCTCCAAAACGGGGTCATTCTCCGTGACCTTCTCTTTGTTGAACTCAGTTCCAGTACTGGGGAGCCATCTGCCTGTAGGGCAAAGAACAATTAACTTCAGGTATGGAAGTGCTGACACCCATCTGCACACCTTGGGCGAATGATGCTGTAGACTCCAGAGCAGAGGGACCCTTCCAAAGGGCTAAGTCCCGTTCTTAAGGTCTGCTTACAATTTCCCCACCAGCACAGTCCCGGCATGTCCACTTCCTACCTGGTTCAACAGCAGCAAGCAGATCATGAGCACTGCAAAGAGCTTGAGGTGCCGCATCTTGCCGGAGGGAGGTTGTTGGAGCCCAGAATCTAGTAACAGTTCCCACTTGCTTTTATAGACTGAAATTCACCTCTTTTATGGTTGCCAGGTGAGATGGGGGCAAAGTTTATATTTGCAGTCAGGGTCGATTTAATAAGTTAATGTCTACCAGAGGAATGTGCTCAAGGCCTGCCTTTCAGGCACGTTGTATTTACTGATCCCTCATCTGGACTTTGAGTGATTATGTTGCTGGCTTGGACCCTTTTACCAAAAGTCAGCACCAACCCCTCCTTCCCTTTGAAAGCCACGTGAAGCCACTGAGGAAAGCCAGGCACCTAGCCACATTTTGATTCCAAAATAGCTCAGTGAGATCACTGTAATCAAAATAGAAGTCTCATAATGAGGTCTTCGTGTTGACGCCTTTCAACCTTGTCTGGGAAAGAAGCACCAATCTGATGTTACAGGCAACTGGATAAGGCCCTTATCTCCCTTCTGTGGGAAGTTGCTTCAGCAAGTGTGACCCAACAGTGCCCCAGATCCCCCTTCTTCATAGATGATTTGTCCTGTTTCCTGCTCCAGATCATCTCCCTAGAAGAATGGACCGAGCTGTGGCAAGTTCAAAGTCTTAGCCTACTTGCCTTCTCCCAGGGCAAAGGCAATCAatactgatgcaggacttgaactgGGGTTGAATAGAATGGAatatagggtttttgttttgtttctaaatgtGTGAATGAAGAGTTAGCAGGGGCTCCTAAGCCAGGGGGATTGCCTGATGGTGGTGACAAATCACACTGCAATCTTTGAATTAATGGGTTTTCCTCACAGTAGTTGACTAGGTCCTTCTGCAGAGCATAGCCTTCCAGCAGCTTCAGGGAAACAGACCAAGCACTGAGATGTCGCTAGAGCCCAAAACATCCATCAGCTTAAGTAGGAACTATTGCAGATCACTAGAACAAGAACGGACAAGTACTAAGTTGTGAGGTATTGTGGGTAATCATTAAATGACCTGGGCATTTTCATAAATTTGGGGGAATAGTGTAACTTTTGAGTATGAATTAGGACTTAAGAGCTTCCTGTGACTGGAAGGATGAGCCAGTAAGACGAAAGTAACAAGATTATTTCTCTGACTGGTGTCTCTGTAAAAAGGTGACTGATACCTCTTCCCAAGGCCTGTATCATTTTCAGGGGTTGGATATTTGCTTTGAGCCTGCCTGTTCCACAAGTTAGAATGGAGGAGATGAGGCTCAGCTGAAGATAGAACAGGATGGTCGCCAATCCTCTTGTCAAGGGAGAAGAGAGTGGTAAGGTGAACCTCAGAACTGAGACAGGGGAAGATGGAGGTGTGACTCCACAGATCTGTCTGTCCTGGTTCTGGTCAGTTAAGGACCATGGAGCCAAGCCCAGAGGGAGACACCAATGCTTGCACTTGAGAAACATGGAGAAGCAGACTAGTCAGCTGCTCCTTCCCTTTACCCCTGTGCTTGGATGTTGAATCACCCCATGTAGGGGCTTAACTAGGAACCtctgtggggtggggaagaagctATGTGATGACCTAGTGAACATTGGGTAAGAACACAAACCTGATTAGATAAGCAAGAGACTGAACAACGTGATGTCCTAGAGACAGTTTGGTCTGATGTGGCCTCGGTGCCAGCCTGTTCTTAAGAGAGGGATATGCCAAATGGGATTTGGAAACTGCTAGTTCCAAACACAGGTACTTTCTCCTAATCCTCCATTTCTGCCTCCTGCTACCGCAAGCAAAATCAAATTAGCCTTTTGTGTTATTATACAGCCAGTACCCCAGCCAAGGAAAGGGCCTGAGGCTCCAGTGTGCATAGGGGAAAAGAATAAACCATTCATCAACATGAATGTGACAACACTGCAGAAGCCTTTAGGGTTTGAGCCTCTAATTTTGTATGCCGCTTCTCCCTAAAGAAAAAAGCCTATCAGTTACTGCCCACGGAAGGGACCACTGctaggaaaaatatttcttttgttgttgttgctatggttagatagagagagagaacaagcaggagaagcggcaggcagagggagaagcagggagcttctccctgctcagcagggagccagacgcagagctcaatcccaggaccctgagacctcgacctgagccaaaggcagatgcttcactgactgaaccccTCACCCAGGCATCTCAGGAAAGGTATTTCAATGTATGTCTACATTACCTCTGTCACTGTTTTAAATCAGCCATGGAGCAAAAATCAGCTTTGAAAGCGAAGTGGCATCCAGACAATTGTCCACAGCCATCCCACAGTCCTTGAATAGTTGTGAAATCCTACtcctgaaattaataattttaaaaaattcatgggcTTTCTACAGTGAAGTATTtcactgaatgaataaacatACAACTCCATATTCCTTCCAGCAAAAAGGTTTAAGCAGCATTTACTAATTTTAGCCATAGAGAGAACActtggctgggaggcaggagcgggGGTTCTACATTAACTAACCACAAGCTAACCCTTTCCCTTagagctttattcttttttctcccaaTGAGATGGCTGAGGCCTCTCAGCCACTGACATTTGGGGGTTCAAATGATTAATttacaggaagaaaatgagaagcaTGTTTGATAGCTGATTGCTTGGTAACAACTCCCAGGGATTTTCCACCACTGGGGTTAAGTGCGGAGGATGAAATGGGAGAAAGTGCGTGTAGCTCCGTGAGCAGTTTGAAACACATTCCAGGGGGAGAGGAGACCATGAAGGCTCGGCAGTAACTGGAGACTTTTCTGCTGTCCCTGAGTAGGACGTgcctaataaaaaatgaaagactcTGAAATGGAGAAACTTCCAGGTAAAACTGCAAGGGTCAAAGTGTATTTGCTTTTCTGGGGCTGGACCTGGCACAGACTTCACAGCCTACACTAGATAGGCCTGCATCTCTGGGACTTGGTTGGCAACCTGGAGTCCACTTTGCCACATTGTACAGGGCAGAGATAAAAgccctggtgggggcagggccccGCTGAGGACAGCAGAGTGAAATGAGTAGCTGTGCCCTGGAAGCAGAGGAAGGTGCCACACCCCAGGGCTAGAGGCTCCACGTGGATGGTTACAGGCATTGCGGCCCACAGCAGTGGTCCCTTTCTTCCTTGAGAGATTTCactcatgttttccttttctttgtagattttggcaGACAGAGTGGTCCCTAAAATCATCCCAGATCCCATGTCACATACAGGAACACTGAGCTATACAACTCACCACATTCCAGCCTCCCCACCTACCTCAGCACCCTGCTACACAGGGCTCTGTGCCCCCCAGCTTAGAGAAGTAAGCCCTTTGGGGAGAGACAGGCTTACAGCACACTTTCATAATTTCcttcaaaggcagaagctcagcAGGTAACAGGGCTTATAGCAGGGTCTTCTCAGAGCGCTACTGGGATAGAAAGGATTCAGACCCATACTTGGTGCCTGGTcacctgacctgagctgagaaaGGGTACATTTGCTTTTCAGCTGTTATATCCAAAGTTGCCaaggaacaggaagaaataaagtcttGTGGTAAAATGAAGTCAAGAGGATGGGAGAGGGTAGCCATCTCCTCAAAGCTCTGGGCtagccagagggagaaagatgaAAGGCCTGTCAAGGAAGTAGCTTTCGCTGGTGCTGTTCAAACTAtgtagttggttaagtgcctgcctttggctcaagacaTGATGCTAGAGTCCCCAGGACAGAGTCCCATGtcggattccctgctcagcgggaagtgtgcttttccctctcatcCTCGCCACTGGGCACCAGCCCCCTACCCTGTACTCTCcctcccaaataagtaaaatcttaaaaaaaacaaaaactatgtaGAATGAAAGATGAGTGGTGCATTTACATCTTCAGGCCCACAGCTTCATCGGATCCTCAACAGTCTATGACCCAAACATGTAACAAACCCTGAGAACAAATACAGAGAGCCCAGGAAAACTGGACCATGTTGGGTGAGGCAGGAGTTTTCATCGTAGTTGTTCTGTTAAGCCTGCCAGACTCCTACAGATCACTCACTCCACCATTACCACACCCTATGGCTTTGTATTAATACATCGTCTTACAACAAAAAGGTCAAAGCTCAGGAACACAGGTTTCTTTCTTGTATCATACAGTTGAAGCAGCACAGGTTAAGAGTTATGGGCCTAAATTCACCAGACTCAGGTTCTTTATCCTGCCTCCCAATCAATGCAATTTATattacctttttttgtttgttttgaagcaTTTTAACTTCAGTTCCTAACAGAtgagaattcagaaaaaaattatagccaGAAGCTGAACTACACTGTAAAAGTTACTGCTCTGGACAAGCAGCAAGTATCCTTAGAAGTGAGGAAATTTCTGAAAATGGAGCAGAGAACCAGAGGCATAAAACTACCAACACCTACCTCTACAATTTCCAGGTAGAGGAAGGGTAGCTTTCTactaaaaagataatttaaaggctctaaaacaggaaaaaactttttagtaaagggccagagagtaaacaTTTTTAGCATTATGGCCCACTATTACCAACCTGGTACAAACACAGGCAGTTTAGCTCTAGAGGCCAAGGGGTGACCTCaccccctcctctttttttttttttaagtttttatttatttatttgacagagagatcacaagtaggcagagaggcaggcagagagagagaggaagggaagcagactcccctctgagcagagagcccgatgtagggctccatcccaggaccctgggatcatgacctgagccaaaggcagagaccttaacccactgagccacccaggtgcccctcaccccctcctcttATAGCTGACTTCCTTCCCCTTGGGCTAAGGCAGACCTGTCTTAGCAGGAAAGGTAGTCTAGTAtagcttttttttcattttggtcaAATTACTTACTCTCACTGCACTCCTGGGTCCTCATGTGCAAAATGACTGCAATAACGATACCTAATTCAAAAGTAGTTGTGAAGTTTACAAGTACTTATTTGTGTAAAGGGCTAAGTACCTGAAACACAGTAATTATAGTTACCAAAATCTTGTTATTATGGGAGGAGACCACTGGGAACCAACCCCAGAGTTCATCCCACACACAAGTGAAAAGCTGCAGAAGTAGATGCCGCTAATTTCTTGTAGATTATAGAACAAGCACTGAGTCCAGATCCTTTACCAGACTTGCAGACCAGCCAAACTGTTCAGGACTCAGGCTAGGAAGGGGAGGTCACGAACTTAAGCATCAGCAGTCACACCAGGGACTTGCTCACAAAAACGCAAAATCACAGAAGTGCAGTTCATAATAAGTTTAATACGGGCTTCAAGACACTACAGTGTAGACTCCTCTCCCAGAGAAGGGTCCCTCATACACCGGTAATCACTATTCAGATGAATGGCTCACTTGTCGTTTTCATAGGCGGCTGGATTCTTCCTCTTGGATTTCTCAAACTCCTGGGTCCCCCAAGTGTAGACAAGATAAAACCCTACAAacgctttaaaaataaaaagtgagagtAAGTAGCAAGCCCATGGAAGACACCAGGGTACTCAGTCTTCTTTTCTGACTCACTGCAGGCTCCGCCCTACTGTCTCTTGTTTCCAAGAAGCCACTTTTAAACCAGATGATCAAGGACGGTTACACCAcacttccattttacaggtgaccAAAAGGACGGCCCATTCCAGGAAAATCCATCACCaaagcttccctctctccccgcagatgcacatttaaaaatatgttagtgAGATAGATGAGATGTAATGCACGTAACATATACTTCGCCCTTTAACACGCCAGTGCACACTTctttggggtttggggggttttttggacAATTCACAATGCTCTGTAACCATCATTACTATCTGCTACCCATTTCACACAGAACAGTTCATCGCTACGAAGTGGGTAAAGATGACCTCAGAGAGAGACGCCAGAATCACACAAGTGACCTTGGGCCCGCTGTTCGTGACTCGGTTTGCTCCTCTGTGAGATGGGGAGGATACACTTGTGCTGAAATAATGGAAAACGCGTgtgtggcaagcagagggagctcaATGAGGGGGCCCGCTGTCACTCAGTGTCTAACAGGAGTCCAGCCCCCCAACCCGGCCAAGGCACTCACGGGGCACGACGCGAAGAGCGCACGCCCGCGTGCGGCGGAGCACGTTGGGGATGCCCTTGCTGAAGTAGTGCGGGAAGGCGCGCTGCTCGAAGGGCGACAAGCTATAGGTGATCACATGCCGCATGCGGGTCAGATTCCCAAACGTGCGGCCCATGGTCGCGGCGGCGTCTGCAAGACGAGGGTAGACGGGCGCTTGCCTCAGTCCCGGGACGCGCCGTCCTGGACCCAAGACGCCCTCCCCAGAGCTCCTCACCCTTCCCCGCCCAGGCGGCGCCCCCACCCTCCCACGGACTCCCACTACCGCGCGCCCGGACTTCACTCCCGCGCGGGGGTCACCTCGCCCTCCACAGTCGCGGGAACCAGCAGCCTCCTCCCGTCACTTCCGCTAGGTTTGGAAGCCGCTCCAGGAAGCCGTGAAGTCACTTCCGGGGAGTACCATTTTCCGACAGTCTCCAGGGGGAGGCGCCGTTGCTGCCCATTCTGCAGGGAAGCGCCCCGGCCGGTCGTGGTGGCCCGGGAAGGGGCGGGGCCCAACCTGAGGCTCGGAGTACGCAATGGGATTTGCGGCCTCGGGCAGCCGCCGGAGGCTCCCCTGCTTCCTTTCAGCCTCCTTCCCGGCTGTGGAGCCGCAGGaagcggccggggctgggaggcACAGAGACGTGGTGAGAGAGGGGCCAGCCGGCGTCGAGGGCGCGTTGTCCCGGCCGGGCCCTGAGGGCCTGCGAGGCCAGCGCCTGTGGAGAGCACCCTGAGGCCGGAGGAGGGCCGCCGCTCGCAGCCTTCTGCGCTCTGGTCCAAGCGCTAAAGGGGTCGGTTCTTTTCAGAACATCAGCGACCCAGTACCAGGATCAGGGACGTGCATCTGGGGCTTCTCTCGGCTGCCGCGGTCCGAGAATCCACTGGCGGGTCTCAGGCTTTCCCCCGGTAGAATAAAAGCGTTTCCTCAAATTGCGCCCCACGGAGTTCCCAAGGAACGGGCAAACATATGATAACCGGCCGTGGGTGGCGGTAGGAGAAACAAGGCGACCTCCACAGTCGCCGGCTTGCCACCACCTCCTACCCAGGTCTGGCCGGGGGCAGGCTGCGGTGCCGGGTGGGGCGTGTCTGCCGCCAGCGCTTCACTGCCGCGGGGGCGTTCTCGGCGTTTCCGAAAGCACTCTCTACGGAAGGATGCTGCGGGCCTGGCCTTTCTGCCTGACGCAGAGCGTCTGTAAATGTTTTTGTTCATAGAATTGCCAGCCATATGTGATGTTGGAGTAAGCTGTCATTCAACAGTCTGCGTGTGTTTTATGGAACCCTGCCTCGTAGCCTGGGGCCAGAGAGTCTTGGCAGGAAATGAGCTTAAGACGTGCAGAACGTCCCTCAGTTTCATCAACGTAGATACTGCACTGACTGCTTCTGGATCTTGTACCGTGAGTGTGGGTTGACTTCCTTCCAGCATGGTCTCCTCACGGGTGCACTGACTGGATATGCCCTCATTTCAGTCTCTCATGGTGTACCTCGTTTTCCTAAAACATCatctctagctttttttttttttttcaagatttatttattttttttgacagagcgagatcacaagtaggcagagaggcagacagagagagagagaggaggaagcaggctccctgctgagcagagagcccgacgcgggactcaatcccaggaccctgagatcatgacccgagccgaaggcagcggcttaacccactgagccacccaggcgcccctcatctctAGCTTTGTCTCAGCTCCAAAAACATAAGTCCTATACCAAGGACAAGAGCACCCTAGcgaattaaattaatttttaaaaaaccgtgAAACCCTGCAAACATCTCTAAACCTTTCAgccaaaatatatacagataaatGTACAGACCAAAGCAAAGGATCAAGATATTATATTTAAACATGAGTCAGGGTTCAAAGCGATgtcctttttaaagaatattccaGTATTCCAAGTACATATTCTGTAGGAAGCTCCCTGAAAACTGGGCAACCCAACAGTTCTCTGCTCTCTGGAATTTCAATGCCAGTTGTGACTTTTTCTCACTCTCCAAATCAGCATGCAACAAGTAATTATTCTAAGCACCTGGAAGCCAGAGAGGTGAGGAggatgaaagaagagaaagagtgaaTCCAATACACTGCGTATCAACAGATCTTCCTATTACCATGAATGGCTTTCCCATTTGCTCTGAAAGTTTGAGCAAGCGCCTAaggaacattttaagaatattagtcttgggtg
This genomic interval from Neovison vison isolate M4711 chromosome 1, ASM_NN_V1, whole genome shotgun sequence contains the following:
- the LEAP2 gene encoding liver-expressed antimicrobial peptide 2, with the protein product MRHLKLFAVLMICLLLLNQADGSPVLELSSTKRRSRRMTPFWRGVSLRPIGSSCRDDSECITRLCRKRRCSLSVAQE
- the LOC122891839 gene encoding cytochrome b-c1 complex subunit 8, which gives rise to MGRTFGNLTRMRHVITYSLSPFEQRAFPHYFSKGIPNVLRRTRACALRVVPPFVGFYLVYTWGTQEFEKSKRKNPAAYENDK